From the genome of Bernardetia sp., one region includes:
- a CDS encoding SurA N-terminal domain-containing protein produces the protein MSIITAIQKRTGLLLVVILGALAAFVLTDLFNSAGRMGSDQVIGEIDGTEIKYQDFNNAFQVMKERMEAGQQTRLNESQMPIVRTQTWNELVKEYALKPEWEKLGIMVTDEELVDMVQGNNISPQIKQAFTDPETGVFDKDKVIAFIRTLQQQSPQAQQQFAVFEQQLPETRRSEKYENLLRKSVYVTKAEAKRRYEDETIQLDLKYLYVPYANIPDSAVTVTPEQIDAYYNEHKEDYEDAASIAVEYVSIPIVPSKADSVDTKRYLENIKDKFAATQNDTSFIAQHSQIEANFAELAPSAFPNAVKNQMGTENIEVGFVADPVAANGTYKMFKVVKELGQVADSVEASHILFNTQGKSPEEKLVIEAKAKEVLEQAKNGSNFAELAKEHSDDQGSKVKGGELSWFGRGAMVKPFEDASFGATNEGVLPELVETRFGYHIIKVTGLKKVNKYLLASVSRLLDPSETTRETLYRQAGDLASSKNVKEYEELVKQYNLLSLQANDVKQNARSMNNIYDPSIRQAIRWGFEETTKVGSVSDEVFEIDGNQGSQYIVMVLKSRTKKGIQPLAKVYEQVRREVLEEVKQKEIMAKLEGKTGTLDEIAKEFGDQARILNQQNYTYITNALNGVGFAPKAVGIAFGLKQGEISKPIADESGVLIMQVEKRTEAGEVADYAKYKTPLEQDRQQPYNSSGILRAIKELTDTEENIDNFY, from the coding sequence ATGTCTATAATTACAGCAATTCAGAAACGCACAGGACTACTTCTTGTAGTTATTTTGGGCGCACTTGCAGCATTTGTACTGACAGACCTTTTCAATAGTGCTGGCAGAATGGGAAGCGACCAAGTTATCGGAGAAATTGACGGAACAGAAATCAAATATCAAGACTTTAATAATGCTTTCCAAGTAATGAAGGAAAGAATGGAAGCTGGGCAACAGACAAGACTCAACGAATCTCAAATGCCTATTGTTCGTACTCAAACGTGGAACGAATTGGTAAAAGAGTATGCTTTAAAACCAGAGTGGGAAAAACTAGGAATTATGGTAACTGATGAGGAACTTGTAGATATGGTACAAGGAAATAATATTTCTCCTCAAATCAAACAAGCTTTTACAGACCCAGAAACAGGTGTTTTTGATAAAGACAAGGTAATCGCTTTTATTCGCACTCTTCAGCAACAATCTCCTCAAGCACAACAACAGTTTGCTGTTTTTGAACAACAACTTCCAGAAACTCGTAGAAGTGAAAAATACGAAAACTTACTTCGTAAGTCAGTATATGTAACGAAAGCTGAGGCAAAACGTCGTTATGAAGACGAAACTATCCAGTTAGATTTGAAATATTTGTATGTTCCTTATGCAAATATTCCAGATTCGGCTGTAACTGTTACTCCAGAACAAATTGATGCTTATTACAACGAGCATAAAGAAGATTATGAAGATGCAGCTTCTATTGCAGTAGAATATGTTTCTATTCCAATCGTTCCTTCAAAAGCTGATAGTGTAGATACAAAACGTTATCTTGAAAATATCAAGGATAAGTTTGCTGCTACACAAAACGATACATCTTTTATAGCACAACATTCACAAATTGAAGCAAATTTTGCAGAGCTTGCTCCTTCTGCGTTTCCAAATGCAGTTAAAAACCAGATGGGAACAGAAAATATAGAAGTTGGCTTTGTAGCTGACCCAGTAGCAGCAAACGGAACATATAAAATGTTCAAAGTGGTAAAAGAATTAGGACAAGTAGCTGATTCAGTTGAAGCAAGTCATATTTTATTCAATACACAAGGCAAAAGTCCAGAAGAAAAATTAGTTATTGAAGCAAAAGCAAAAGAAGTTTTAGAACAAGCTAAAAATGGAAGTAATTTCGCAGAACTTGCAAAAGAACATAGCGATGACCAAGGAAGTAAAGTAAAAGGTGGAGAGTTGAGTTGGTTTGGTCGTGGTGCAATGGTTAAACCATTTGAAGATGCTTCTTTTGGTGCTACTAACGAAGGTGTGCTTCCAGAACTTGTAGAGACAAGATTTGGATACCATATCATCAAAGTTACTGGCTTGAAGAAAGTAAACAAATATTTATTAGCTTCTGTTAGTCGTTTGTTAGACCCAAGTGAAACTACTCGTGAGACACTTTACCGTCAGGCGGGTGATTTGGCTTCTAGTAAGAATGTCAAAGAATATGAGGAGCTTGTAAAGCAGTACAATCTACTTAGCCTACAAGCAAATGATGTGAAGCAAAATGCTCGTTCTATGAACAATATTTATGACCCTTCTATTCGTCAGGCAATTCGTTGGGGATTTGAAGAAACTACAAAAGTAGGTTCAGTTTCAGATGAAGTATTCGAAATTGATGGCAATCAAGGTAGCCAATATATTGTAATGGTGTTGAAATCTCGTACAAAGAAAGGTATCCAACCTCTTGCAAAAGTATATGAGCAAGTTCGCCGTGAAGTATTGGAAGAAGTGAAGCAAAAAGAGATTATGGCAAAACTAGAAGGAAAAACAGGTACACTTGATGAAATAGCAAAAGAATTTGGCGACCAAGCTCGTATTCTTAACCAACAAAACTATACTTACATCACAAATGCACTTAACGGAGTAGGTTTTGCTCCTAAAGCAGTTGGTATAGCTTTCGGATTGAAACAAGGAGAAATATCTAAGCCTATTGCAGATGAATCTGGTGTATTGATAATGCAAGTAGAAAAACGTACAGAAGCTGGCGAAGTAGCTGATTATGCAAAATACAAAACTCCATTGGAGCAAGACCGTCAGCAGCCATATAACTCTAGTGGTATTCTTCGTGCTATCAAAGAGCTTACTGATACAGAAGAAAACATCGATAATTTTTATTAG